Part of the Telopea speciosissima isolate NSW1024214 ecotype Mountain lineage unplaced genomic scaffold, Tspe_v1 Tspe_v1.0980, whole genome shotgun sequence genome is shown below.
TTCAACTATGATGTCCCTCTCAATTTTTACCCATACTTAATTCTCATGAGTATTGCTCACCATTTATAATTGTTTCTATTCCATCAAAAAGTATTAAGTGATCTCTTCTTATGTTTTACTTAGAATTTCCATATCATTAATCATTGTCGTAATTTACCTTTTGATATGACATAATTGCAGGGAGCAGTCAAATATGGTTGAGTTAGTTGTTCAGAGGGTGTTGAGAGAACTAGATAGCACCCCCTTGGATGAATGTAAACACCCtattggaatagattctcaTGTAGATAAACTACTTCCTTTATTACATGTTGGTTCCGAAGATGTACGATTTGAGGCAATATGTGGCATGGGTGGCCTCGGAAAGACAACTATCGCAAAAGCTGTCTATAATCGCATCTTTCGAAGCTTTAATGGGAGTTGCTTTCTTACAGATGTAAGAGAAGAAGCATCACAAGGGAATAAAGGTTTAGTTTCTTTGCAAAAACGACTTCTTCAAGATATCTTCAAAAGGAACTACGGCATAAGCAGTGTTTCTAGAGGGTCAAAATTGATATCAGAAAGACTTCATAGAGAAAATATTCTTCTCATTCTTGATGATGTGGACGATCATGATCAACTTGATGCATTGGCTGGTGGGATCTTTTGGTTTGGTCAAGGAAGTAGGGTCATCATAACAACTAGAGATGATCATAATTTGAATGTACATAAAGTTAAGAAAGGTATTCAAATATACAAGCCTGAAGAACTGAATTTTGGGAATTCTCTTCAACTCTTTAGTTTGCATGCCTTTTCAAATAACGAACCTCCTGAAAATTATAAGCAGTTTTCACATGAAGTCGTACGCTATGCTGGAGGGTTACCCCTAACTCTAGAGGTGTTGGGTTCTTTTCTAATAgacaaaaatgaagaagaatggGAAGACACATTAGAAAGATTGAAAGACATTCTTGATGATAAGGTCTTTGGAAAATCAATAAAAAGCTATGATGACAAGGTCTTTGGAAAGTTGATGATAAGTTACAATAAACTAGGTGATCCTGAGAAAACCATATTTCTTGATGTTGCTTGCCATTTCATTGGATGGGAAGTAGAAGAAGCAATTTCCTTATGGGAAGCCTGTGAGTTGCAACCAAGATTAGCAATAAAAGAACTTATTCAAAAACACCTCCTAAAGATTGATGCTTATGGGAAATTGAGAATGCATGATCAACTTCAATATATGGGCAGGAGAATTGTCTTGAAAGACAGCTATGGGGACCCCGCCAAACGTTGTAGGTTGTGTTCTCAAGATGAGATCTTGAaagtgttaaaaaaaaacatggtaAGAGCTAGATGCTTGCATCTTTTTTCTTACCTTTTCTTATAAGTAAGCATACAATCCCAATAAGGGCTGTTACTCGGTGTGATGGAGAAAAACTTGAGCTGCGAGCACAGATAAGGGTTTTGAGTCTAAGAAACCACCTCTAATCAATCCTTCCTAGACCCTACAATAGTAGGACTAGCACCAGGGAATGTTcctattacaaatataatcctTGTTTGTTGAGGCATATTACTACTAAGTATATGTACAAAAAATATAAAGTGCATTGAGTGAGGTTCTAAATCTTTACCTTTTGTTTTGAGTGTGTATGCATCAAAATGTCTTTACTTGGAACACTATTTTTCTTCTGTAGGGAACTCAAATGGTTGAAGGTATCCTCATTGATTCAAACTTTGAATTTGAAGCCAATGATGTTTTGAGCTGTGAAGACTTTGAGAAGATGTCCAATTTAAGATTTCTCCAAATTTACGGAATTGACAACCTTGGAGGGGACTTTTTGCATCTTCCTTCTACATTAAGATGGTTCCGTTGGAACTATTGCCCTTTGAAAATTCTACCAGCCAAATTTTATCATGAGGAAGTAGTTCATCTTGACTTATCAAATAGTTATATCAAAGTAGCTTGGAATGATGCacctcaaaataaaaataaggtgTGGTATTTGtctattcttttattcttcttttttacttgttttattataaaatttaaattgggAGTAATATTTGATATCATTTCTTTGTTTGACAGCGGTTCCAAAAGTTAAAGGTTCTTATTCTCTGTTACTCTGAGCATCTCTCTAGCCCTCCCAACTTTTCATGGTTTCCATGCTTACAAAGATTGGATCTTAGGGGCTGCAGATCACTTTTGAAAGTCCCAGATAGCATTTGTCAGATTGTTTCTctcaaaattcttcttctcaGTGATTGTTACTCAATCACCAAGTTGCCTACGTCTATTGGTGAACTAAAACATTTAGCTATGCTTTGCTTGAGTgggacaagacttgaagaactGCCTGATGGTGTAGGACAGTTAGAGAAGCTTGAGGAATTAGATGTTTCAGGTTGCCGTACACTAGTGAAGCTACCAACATCAATGGGAAGAATGAGGAGTTTGCATCACTTCTATCTAGAAAATACTATGGTTGGGAAATTACCAGATGATTTTTCAAAGCTCTCGAGCTTAGAGGTGTTAAGAATAGGCATGCCTGAGCCTGCACGATATCAGTGGGAGGAAGATGATCAGAAACACTACCTGAGGCTTCAATTACTCTCAATCAGCATGAGTGGTTTTCCTCAGCTTCAGGAGCTACATTTAGTAGGTTTTATGAGCCTCTCTCTACCAGATCTTCCCTCAACTTTAACCCGCCTGCAAGTTAAGTACTGCAGTCCACTGCAGAAAATTCCAGATCTATCAAACCTTGACAGGTTGAAGGAATTATCAATTGAAAAATGCAAAGATCTTATATACCTCCCAGAGCTTCCCTTGAATTTAACCCACCTTACTGTTCATTCTTGCTCATCATTGGCATGTTTATCAGATTTGTCAAACCTTGAAAGGTTGAAGGAATTATCAATTGATGAATGCATAGGTCTTAAATACCTTCCAGAGCTTCCCTTGAATTTAACCCATCTTACTATTCGTTCTTGCCCATCATTGGCAAGATTATCAGATTTATCAAACCTGAAAATTTTGAGGGATTTAGACATTGGAAATTGCAAAAATTTAGAGGAAATTCAGGGCCTTGAAGGAACAAAATCCTTGGAACAGTTGAAAGCATGGGGTTGCTACAAAATAACAGAGACAACGAGGAAGATACATGGGCAGGTCTTTTATCTATCTTTCAATACGTAACTTTATATTGAACTGTCTATATGGTAGTGCAATAAGTAGAGCTAATAAAATTGATGGCTCTGTTCCTTCTTATATGCAGGGAAGACTTTTACATAATGTGAAGGGTATGGAAGAAGATCAATCCATCTTTAAGACCTCTACTAAGGGAACTGTGCTCTGCAAAAGAACTTCTGTTGATGATAAGTTTTGTAATGGGTCACCAATTTTGTGTGTTGTTTTTGCCTTTAGACAGTTAGCATCTGGTACTAGGTTGGATCGATCGGAGATTCAGGCCGGTGATCTAGTATCCATCACTCTTCGAATTGATGCATTCATCCGTTGGAGAGAAAAAAGGACATGGTGTTGCCATTCTATTAGAATTGAGGACATGGAATTAACTTATCGAGATGACATAATCTACATCCACCATTTCGAAGGGTTCGATTGGTTTGGGTTTCCATTGGAAAGCAAATATGCTATTGAGGAACTAAGTGTAGAGATAGAGAGATTCGGGGACTTAGAACCTGAGCACAGTGATATTAGATGGACCTGCGAAGTGGAATTCTGTAAGCTCTTGTTTGAAAACGAAAAGTCACGCCAGCAAATGTCTAACCAACAATCCAGTGCCATGATGGTAGAAGATTTCTTCAGATGGTCACAATATGACAATGATGAGAGAGTGGTTTTTCAAGCTGGCAATGATGAAGAATATGAATTGAGTGAGGCTTATTCGCCAGAGAGGGTGTTGAGGGCTAGAGCGAAAGCTTGTCTTGACAAGGATGATGAGGCAGCTGGCTCAGGGAAATGCAATTGTTTTGGCGCAGTGAAAGCTgtttggaggaggaagagggagtgTTACATGCCACGTAGCTCAAAGTATTCTTTCAattcccatccctcttttttGACGTAGAAGACTCCTTCATATGGCACCCTATGGCTAATGGGAAGTTTATTACTGCCTCTGCCTATCATCTCACATTACTTCTTGAAGACCAACAAAAGGGGGCATACCAATGCAGAGGCTCCTGGCgctgcggggtctagggagggtcatagtg
Proteins encoded:
- the LOC122648406 gene encoding disease resistance protein RPV1-like, which translates into the protein MVELVVQRVLRELDSTPLDECKHPIGIDSHVDKLLPLLHVGSEDVRFEAICGMGGLGKTTIAKAVYNRIFRSFNGSCFLTDVREEASQGNKGLVSLQKRLLQDIFKRNYGISSVSRGSKLISERLHRENILLILDDVDDHDQLDALAGGIFWFGQGSRVIITTRDDHNLNVHKVKKGIQIYKPEELNFGNSLQLFSLHAFSNNEPPENYKQFSHEVVRYAGGLPLTLEVLGSFLIDKNEEEWEDTLERLKDILDDKVFGKSIKSYDDKVFGKLMISYNKLGDPEKTIFLDVACHFIGWEVEEAISLWEACELQPRLAIKELIQKHLLKIDAYGKLRMHDQLQYMGRRIVLKDSYGDPAKRCRLCSQDEILKVLKKNMGTQMVEGILIDSNFEFEANDVLSCEDFEKMSNLRFLQIYGIDNLGGDFLHLPSTLRWFRWNYCPLKILPAKFYHEEVVHLDLSNSYIKVAWNDAPQNKNKRFQKLKVLILCYSEHLSSPPNFSWFPCLQRLDLRGCRSLLKVPDSICQIVSLKILLLSDCYSITKLPTSIGELKHLAMLCLSGTRLEELPDGVGQLEKLEELDVSGCRTLVKLPTSMGRMRSLHHFYLENTMVGKLPDDFSKLSSLEVLRIGMPEPARYQWEEDDQKHYLRLQLLSISMSGFPQLQELHLVGFMSLSLPDLPSTLTRLQVKYCSPLQKIPDLSNLDRLKELSIEKCKDLIYLPELPLNLTHLTVHSCSSLACLSDLSNLERLKELSIDECIGLKYLPELPLNLTHLTIRSCPSLARLSDLSNLKILRDLDIGNCKNLEEIQGLEGTKSLEQLKAWGCYKITETTRKIHGQGRLLHNVKGMEEDQSIFKTSTKGTVLCKRTSVDDKFCNGSPILCVVFAFRQLASGTRLDRSEIQAGDLVSITLRIDAFIRWREKRTWCCHSIRIEDMELTYRDDIIYIHHFEGFDWFGFPLESKYAIEELSVEIERFGDLEPEHSDIRWTCEVEFCKLLFENEKSRQQMSNQQSSAMMVEDFFRWSQYDNDERVVFQAGNDEEYELSEAYSPERVLRARAKACLDKDDEAAGSGKCNCFGAVKAVWRRKRECYMPRSSKYSFNSHPSFLT